CGCGGGCGGTGCGAATGAAATCCTGGCCGAGGACATCCAGCATCGCGTTGCGCTGGTAGCGGCTGAACCCGGCGGCGGCCGCCAGCGCCAACGTCAGCGATGGCAGGATCAAATGCTGCAACCGGTCGCCTAGCCGATCCCACACCCCGCCGGCAACGCCGGGTGACGTCTCCCCGGTGTAGTCGAAAAGCTGGATGCCCACTGCCCAGTTGACCCGCAGGGCGCCCAGGATCAACAGGTTGGCCACCACAAACGTCGGTGTGCTCAACACCAGCAGCGCCAGCGTGGTCATGACGCGGTCGCTGAGCCGGTACTGCCGGATGGCACCCCACGCCCCGATCACCACACCGGCCACCGTGCCGAATACCGATCCAACGACCAGCAGCCGCAGGCTGACTCCGATCCGGCGCCCCAGTTCGGTACCGACAGGCTGGCCGGTGATGGTGGTTCCGAAGTCGCCACGGACGGCATGCGATACCCAGTTGGCGTAGCGGGCCAGTATGGGTCTGTCCAAGCCGAGATCGTGTGCCTTGGCATCGATAACCGCTTGCGGTGGGCGCGGACTGCGTTGCATCAGGCTTTCCAGCGGCGAGAACGCCAGCGAGGTCAGGCAGTACGTCAAAAACGACGCCAGCGCCAGCAGCACCAGGTAGTTGAGCAACCGGCGGGCCAGATAGCGCGTCATGCCCAACCACCGCGTCGCATTGGGACAGGGTAGCGAGCCCGGCGATGGCGTGCCGCCAGCGCGCCGGTTGATGGGGTCACCCGTGATCCGGATGGTTCCGCTCGGGCCGATTCTGATGCGTGAAAACTGGGTAACCGGTTGTTAAAATTCACCGCGGCGTCGATCTGAGTAGCAAAGTCCACACCGCGATACCCGAGGAGGCCCGCGTGACGGTTACCGACGACTACCTGGCCAACAACGTGGACTACGCGAGCGGTTTCAAGGGCCCGCTACCGATGCCGCCGAGCAAACACATCGCAATCGTGGCGTGCATGGACGCCCGGCTGGACGTCTACCGCATGCTGGGCATCAAGGAGGGCGAGGCACACGTCATCCGCAACGCCGGATGCGTGGTCACCGACGATGTGATCCGTTCACTGGCCATCAGCCAGCGGCTGCTGGGAACCCGCGAAATCATCCTGCTGCACCACACCGACTGTGGGATGCTGACTTTCACCGACGACGACTTCAAGCGCGCCATCCAGGACGAGACCGGCATCAGACCCACGTGGTCGCCCGAGTCGTACCCCGACGCCGTCGAGGACGTCCGTCAGTCGCTGCGCCGCATCGAGGTCAACCCGTTCGTCACCAAGCACACGTCGCTGCGCGGCTTCGTCTTCGATGTCGCCACCGGCAAACTCAACGAGGTCACGCCCTAGCAGCCCGAGCCGTCAGCCTAGGGCGCACTGGCGCACCGGCAGCCCGCCGAGATGGGGCTGCGTTGACAGCGATAGGGAAGCCTGGTTGCATAGATGGCAATAACCATAAATATGGTCAATCCTACCGGATTTATCAGGTATGAGGACGTGGAACAGGAAGCCATGACCAGCGATGTGACGGTGGGCCCCGCACCCGGCCAGTACCAACTGAGCCATCTGCGCTTGCTGGAGGCCGAAGCCATCCACGTCATCCGGGAGGTGGCCGCCGAGTTCGAGCGGCCAGTGCTGTTGTTCTCGGGGGGCAAGGACTCCATCGTCATGCTGCACCTGGCGCTGAAGGCGTTTCGGCCCGGGCGACTGCCGTTCCCGGTCATGCACGTCGACACCGGTCACAACTTCGACGAAGTTATCGCTACCCGAGACGAGTTGGTCGCCGCGGCCGGGGTGCGGCTGGTGGTGGCGTCGGTGCAGGACGATATCGATGCCGGTCGGGTCGTCGAGACCATCCCGTCGCGAAATCCGATACAGACCGTGACGCTGCTGCGGGCCATCCGGGAGAACCAATTCGACGCGGCATTCGGGGGAGCCCGGCGCGACGAGGAGAAGGCCCGCGCCAAGGAGCGGGTGTTCAGCTTCCGCGACGAGTTCGGCCAGTGGGACCCGAAGGCTCAGCGGCCGGAACTGTGGAACCTCTACAACGGACGGCACCACAAGGGCGAGCACATCCGGGTCTTCCCGCTGTCCAACTGGACCGAATTCGACATCTGGTCCTACATCGGCGCCGAGCAGGTCAGGCTGCCGTCCATCTATTTCGCCCACCGGCGCAAGGTGTTTCAGCGCGACGGCATGTTGCTGGCCGTGCACCGGCACATGCAACCGCGAGCCGACGAGCCGGTGTTCGAGGCCACGGTGCGATTCCGCACCGTCGGGGATGTTACCTGCACCGGGTGCGTCGAGTCGTCGGCATCGACGGTCGCGGAAGTCATCGCCGAAACTGCGGTGGCCCGCTTGACGGAGCGCGGGGCGACCAGGGCTGACGACCGGATCTCGGAGGCTGGAATGGAAGACCGCAAGCGGCAGGGATACTTCTGATGACGACGCTATTGCGGCTGGCGACAGCGGGTTCCGTCGACGATGGCAAGTCCACGCTGATTGGGCGGCTACTCTACGACTCCAAGGCTGTGATGGAAGACCAGTGGGCGTCGGTGGAGCAAACGTCCAAGGACCGGGGCCACGACTACACCGACCTGGCTCTGGTCACCGACGGCCTGCGGGCCGAGCGGGAACAGGGCATCACCATCGACGTTGCCTACCGCTACTTCGCCACTCCCAAGCGGAAATTCATCATTGCCGACACCCCGGGACACATCCAATACACCCGCAACATGGTGACCGGTGCGTCCACCGCCCAACTGGTGATCGTACTGGTGGATGCCCGGCACGGCTTGCTGGAGCAATCCCGCCGGCACGCCTTCCTGGCGTCGCTGCTGGGCATCCGCCACCTGGTGCTCGCGGTCAACAAGATGGACTTGCTTGGCTGGGACCAAGAGAAATTCGACGCGATTCGAGACGAATTCCACGCCTTCGCGGCCCGCCTCGACGTGCAGGACGTCACCTCCATCCCAATCTCCGCGCTGCACGGCGACAACGTGGTGACCAAATCCGACCAGACGCCCTGGTACGAGGGACCGTCGCTGCTGTCGCATCTCGAAGACGTCTACATCGCCGGTGACCGCAACATGGTCGACGTGCGATTCCCGGTCCAGTACGTCATCCGGCCGCACACCCTCGAGCATCAAGACCACCGCAGCTACGCGGGCACCGTGGCCAGTGGGGTAATGCGTTCAGGCGACGAAGTTGTCGTGCTGCCGATCGGTAAGACCACCCGGATCACCGCGATCGACGGCCCGAACGGCCCGGTGGCAGAAGCGTTTCCGCCGATGGCGGTTTCGGTGCGGCTCGCCGACGACATCGATATCTCGCGTGGTGACATGATCGCTCGCACCCACAACCAGCCCAGGATCACACAAGAATTCGACGCGACCGTGTGCTGGATGGCCGACAACGCGGTGCTAGAGCCCGGCCGCGACTACGTTGTCAAGCACACCACCCGAACCGTCCGCGCGAGGATAGCCGGGCTGGATTACCGGCTCGATGTCAACACCCTGCATCGCGACAAGACCGCAACGGCGTTGAAACTCAACGAACTGGGCCGTGTTTCGCTGCGCACCCAGGTGCCGTTGCTGCTTGACGAGTACACCCGCAACGCTAGCACCGGCTCGTTCATCCTCATTGACCCCGACACCAACGGAACGGTGGCGGCGGGCATGGTGTTACGCGACGTCTCGGCCCGCACGCCTAGCCCGAACACGGTGCGGCACAGATCGCTCGTCACTGCGCAAGATCGGCCGCCCAGGGGCAAGACGGTGTGGTTTACCGGACTGTCCGGCTCCGGCAAGTCGTCGGTGGCCATGCTGGTTGAGCGGAAGCTACTCGAAAAGGGCATCTCCGCTTACGTTCTGGACGGCGACAACCTACGGCATGGCCTCAACGCCGACCTGGGCTTTTCCATGGCCGACCGCGCGGAGAACCTGCGCCGGCTGTCGCATGTGGCCACACTGCTCGCCGATTGTGGCCACCTGGTGCTGGTGCCCGCGATCAGCCCCCTTGCTGAGCACCGTGCCCTGGCTCGTAAAGTGCACGCTGATGCGGGAATCGACTTTTTCGAGGTGTTCTGTGACACCCCGCTGCAGGACTGTGAGAGGCGTGATCCCAAAGGGTTGTACGCCAAAGCGCGTGCGGGTGAGATCACGCACTTCACCGGGATCGACAGCCCATATCAGCGGCCCAAGAACCCAGACCTACGGCTTACGCCGGATCGCAGCATAGACGAGCAGGCGCAGGAGGTTATCGACCTGTTGGAGTCATCGTCTTAGGCCGGCCTGGTTGCTCTGCTGTCCCTGGCAAGCGGGTGGCACAATCCTGAAGCATGCGGATGTCAGCTAAGGCGGAGTACGCGGTGCGGGCGATGGTCCAGCTCGCCACGGCCGCCAGTGGCACCGTGGTCAAGACCGACGATCTGGCTGCGGCCCAAGGCATACCACCGCAGTTTCTCGTCGATATCCTGACCAACCTGCGCACCGACCGCCTGGTGCGAAGCCACCGCGGTCGCGAGGGTGGTTATGAATTGGCGCGTCCGGGCACCGAGATCAGCATCGCCGACGTATTGCGCTGCATCGACGGACCGCTGGCTAGTGTCCGCGATATCGGACTTGGCGACCTGCCCTACTCGGGCCCCACTACCGCGCTGACCGACGTTTGGCGCGCGCTGCGCGCCAGTATGCGGTCGGTGCTGGAGGAGACCACGCTGGCTGACGTTGCCGGTGGCGCGCTGCCCGAGCACGTCGCCCAGCTCGCCGACGACTATCGCGCGCAGGAGAGCACGCGGCACGGCGCCTCGCGCCATGGTGACTAGCCGCCAGAGCCATCGGCAGGGCCTGCCTGAGCCAGGTGCAACCGAAGGAGTCAACGAATGGTCAGCACACATGCGGTTGTCGCGGGGGAGACGCTGTCGGCGTTGGCGTTGCGCTTCTATGGCGACGCGGAACTGTATCGGCTGATCGCCGCCGCCAGCGGGATCGCCGATCCCGACGTCGTCAATGTGGGGCAGCGGCTGATTATGCCTGACTTCACGCGATACACCGTTGTTGCCGGGGACACGCTGTCGGCGTTGGCGTTGCGCTTCTATGGCGACGCGGAATTGAATTGGCTGATCGCCGCCGCCAGCGGGATCGCCGATCCCGACGTCGTCAATGTGGGGCAGCGGCTGATTATGCCTGACTTCACGCGATACACCGTTGTTGCCGGGGACACGCTGTCGGCATTGGCTGCGCGCTTCTATGGCGACGCCTCCCTATATCCGCTTATCGCCGCCGTCAATGGCATCGCCGATCCTGGCGTCATCGACGTCGGGCAGGTACTGGTCATATTCATCGGGCGTAGCGACGGGTTCGGCCTAAGGATCGTGGACCGCAACGAGAACGATCCCCGCCTGTGGTACTACCGGTTCCAGACCTCCGCGATCGGCTGGAACCCCGGAGTCAACGTCCTGCTTCCCGATGACTACCGCACCAGCGGACGCACCTATCCCGTCCTCTACCTGTTCCACGGCGGCGGCACCGACCAGGATTTCCGCACGTTCGACTTTCTGGGCATCCGCGACCTGACCGCCGGAAAGCCGATCATCATCGTGATGCCCGACGGCGGGCACGCGGGCTGGTATTCCAACCCGGTCAGCTCGTTCGTCGGCCCACGGAACTGGGAGACATTCCACATCGCCCAGCTGCTCCCCTGGATCGAGGCGAACTTCCGAACCTACGCCGAATACGACGGCCGCGCGGTCGCCGGGTTTTCGATGGGTGGCTTCGGCGCGCTGAAGTACGCAGCAAAGTACTACGGCCACTTCGCGTCGGCGAGCAGCCACTCCGGACCGGCAAGTCTGCGCCGCGACTTCGGCCTGGTAGTGCATTGGGCAAACCTGTCCTCGGCGGTGCTGGATCTAGGCGGCGGCACGGTTTACGGCGCGCCGCTCTGGGACCAAGCTAGGGTCAGCGCCGACAACCCGGTCGAGCGTATCGACAGCTACCGCAACAAGCGGATCTTCCTGGTCGCCGGCACCAGTCCGGACCCGGCCAACTGGTTCGACAGCGTGAACGAGACCCAGGTGCTAGCCGGGCAGAGGGAGTTCCGCGAACGCCTCAGCAACGCCGGCATCCCGCATGAATCGCACGAGGTGCCTGGCGGTCACGTCTTCCGGCCCGACATGTTCCGTCTCGACCTCGACGGCATCGTCGCCCGGCTGCGCCCCGCGAGCATCGGGGCGGCCGCAGAACGCGCCGATTAGCCGCACCACGTATACCCCGCGGGCAGGTGGCCGCTGGCCGATAGCCTCATGTGTGTGAGCGTGGGCGAGTCAGTTGCGCAGTCGCTGCAACAGTGGGATCGCAAGCTGTGGGACGTGGCGATGCTCCACGCGTGCAACGCCGTCGACGAGACCGGCAGGAAGCGCTATCCCACGCTGGGCGTCGGCACTCGATTCCGGACGGCGCTACGGGATTCACTCGACATTTACGGAGTGATGGCCACGCCTGGCGTCGACCTGGAAAAGACTCGCTTCCCTGTCGGGGTGAGATCGGACTTGCTGCCGGATAAGCGCCCCGACATCGCCGACGTCCTGTATGGAATTCACCGGTGGTTGCACGGTCATGCTGACGAATCCTCGGTTGAATTCGAAGTAAGCCCGTACGTGAACGCCAGTGCCGCACTCCGCATTGCCAATGACGGCAAAATTCAGCTGCCAAAGTCCGCAATACTGGGTTTGCTGGCCGTTGCCGTGTTTGCGCCGGAGAACAAGGGCGAGGTCATTCCCCCGGACTATCAGCTCAGCTGGTATGACCACGTGTTCTTCATCAGTGTTTGGTGGGGGTGGCAAGACCATTTCCGCGAAATCGTCAACGTCGACCGGGCATCGCTGGTCGCCCTCGACTTCGGCGACCTGTGGAATGGCTGGACGCCAGTTGGGTAATCCTGGTCGCTTGTCGCCCCGCCGGGCTGGGTTAGATTGCCCGGCTCCTCAACCCGCCGTTTCGGCGTGCATCGTCGCCGGGCTAGCCGTCTCGGTCAGCGGACCGGATCGTCGACGCCGCCGCCTGCGCGGCGGCTACCTGGCCGAACGTGGACGGCGGCGGCGCTAGAGTCCCGGGGCGCTCGACGACCTCGGTCGCCCGCGCCGCGGCACCGAGAACCATGGCCCGGTCGGATTCGTCCGCGAACTCGCGCTGTGCTGCCCGCACGACCAGGGCAATTTGGGTTTGCACCGCTACACGGCGCGACGGGTCGACGCAGTTCTGGGCGACCGCGCTGAGCAGCTGCAGCAGCGCAGTGAGCACCAGCGGCTCACGCGAGCCGTAGCGGCGGATCTGGGCACATCCGACGTGCAGGTAGGTGGCGAAGCTGGGGTACGGCAGCCAGAAGAGGAGCTCCCCGGCGCGGTCGCGGCGCACGTCGTCCGGCAGCGCCCGCGATGCCAGCACCGACTCCACGGCCGAAAGATGGTGCACGACTTGGATCGCCGTGTACGGGTCGTTGAGTGCGGGCGATAGTGCCCGCAGCGCGATATCCACCATCTGCCGCAATCCGAAGCGGATGTCCTGCTGCAGGGTGCGCTCGAATCCGATGTGCACATGACGTAAGCAGCGTTGCGGGAAGTCAGACCCTGGCGCGCCCGGCGCGGTGCCCCTGCGCCAGCACCAGCCGAGCAGGCCCCCGGCGGTGACGTAATCGCCGACGAAGGTAACCAGCAGCGCCGTATACCGGCTGGCTGCCGCCAATTCGGCGATGTCGTCGACGTCGACGGTTTGTAGGTAACCCGAGTGCGGGGCCAACAGCGGCACCGCATCAGCCGGGGGGCTGGGCGGTGTCTCTACTTGTCGATCCGCCGTATCCGATTCCGGATACAACTGGTCAACCAGCCCCAGCGTGCGCAGCCGCACCTTGTCCATGATCGTGTCTATCTGGATCGAGTGCATGAGGTGGTGCAGGAAGTAGATCAGCGCGGCGATGCTGACGAATGCCAGCGCGAGTGACCCGGTGACCGCGACTTTGGGAATGAACGCCCCGCCGTCGCGGTGCTCCCCGACGGTGTGTAGCCCACCGGTGCTGTAGGCGAAGGTGCAGGCAAAGATCGCCAGCACCACCTGGTTGGGCACATCGCGCAGGAAGGTTCGTAGCAACCGCACCGAGAACTGGCTGGAGGCGATCTGTAGGGACAGCACCGTCAGCGAGAAGACGATGCCGATGGTGGTGATCATCGTGGCCGACACCACGATCAGCACGCCTCGGGCGTCGCCTGGGGTGCCCTGAAACATCAGCTTGTCGATCAGCGTGCCGGATTTCACGGGAATCATCGACAGGACCGCTCCCGACCCCAGACCGATCGCAACGCCGAATGTCGGCAGCACCCAGACTGCGCCCTGTAAGTAATCCAGTATGGCTTTGCGACGGTTGAGCATGCTGGTTGCGGTCACCGAATAAGCATGCACCCATCCGCGAGCACTAGGCGGAACTACGTAACACTTCGATGCGGCAGTAGAAGCATTTTTCCGCTCTCGCTTCGCCGAGCGTGCACTCATGGCGAGTTTCCGGCCGTTAACCCCAAGTGATCGCTGCAACACTTGGCCAGAGGTGTTGGCGCTGCATGGGTTATCAGAAGGGGTTTCGGGGTCGGGGGGATCGGGTGGCCGATGGGGTGCAGGGGAAGTTCTGGAAGGCGCTCGAATCGGGGTTATCGCCGACGGTGTGTCCTGCTTTCCTACCAAGGCCGACTGCAGGCGGATCCGTGGCGTGCCGGTGTTCGACGGCTATACGCGGATGGTCGCCCGGCTGATGGGATCGCTCGCCGTGTTGCGGTCGGTGAGCATTCCAAAGGGCTACCGGGACTTCGGCTTTGGCAGTCTACGTGCGGTGGCGCCGAAAAACTGCCCGGACGTGAGTGGCTGAGGCGGCCCAATTTCGGACTAGGATTTCTGGCCGCTGGAAGTCACTGATGACACCGTACGTCACCCTTGATCGACAAGTGCGGATGTGGGGACCCGTCCGGGGTCCCCACATCGTGGTGGTCGCTGTTTAGCTCGAGGTCACGTACTGCGGGCAGTAGGCCGACGCGGCGTCAACGGCGAACGTCTTGGCGCCCTTGGCGCTCAGACCGGTCGCCTTGGCCACCGCCTTGATGACCGCTTTGGCCGAGTGACCCTCGTCGAGGGCGTCGCAGACGGCGTGCGCGTCCTTGATGGCGCGCGCTGCGCTCGGCGGAGTGATCCCGTCCGCCTGCAGCTGCGCGAGGAACGCTTCGTCGGTCGAGCTTGCGCTGGCGGTCCCGGCGAAGCCGAGTGCGGCCAGGCCCAAAGTAGCGGCAGTCAAGGTGGTGCCAACCATGGAGGCGGCGAAACGGCGAGTGAACATTGATGATCTCCTTGTGCTGATGTCATCGGAGGTTGCGCTGGTTTGCGTGCCCTCAGAATCAGCACCGGGCCTTGACAGATTCTCAATAAATCCTTGGCAATATCGATACCGGTTCGACGGTGTCCCGACAGTGCAAGGAGAACGGTCCGCCATGGCTGTGCCGGAGCGCGTCAGGCGAATGAGACAACACGGAACGTGCACTCGGCGCACCGGGTCGCCAGCAACGCGGCACGCGGGGCGCCCTGGTTCTTACCCCGACGAATTTGAGAGCGAGACCACGAAGCCAACTATGCGGCCGCCCTCGCGGGTGGCGCCGATCACATTGTTGTAGCCATGCGTGAGGCTAGATCAACCCTTGTGCCCCCGGCAGGATTCGAACCTGCGGCCTTCTGCTCCGGAGGCAGACGCTCTATCCCCTGAGCTACGGGGGCGCACGACGACACGTTGCGCCATGGGGCCCCGCCAGAGTAGCGCATCGCGGCTACCCACTGACCACCGCAACGGATTCGAAGCCCAACCACCTCAGCCCATAGGATGGACGTTCGTGACCCCCGCTGACCTGGCTGAGCTGCTCAAAGCGACCGCGGCCGCGGTGCTGGCCGAGCGCGGCCTCGATGCCTCCGCGTTGCCGCAGATGGTCACGGTGGAACGCCCGCGCATTCCCGAGCACGGCGACTATGCCAGTAACCTGGCGATGCAGCTCGCCAAGAAAGTCGGCACCAACCCGCGTGAGCTGGCCGGATGGCTTGCCGAGGCACTGACAAAGGTCGACGGTATCGCCTCGGCGGAGGTGGCCGGGCCGGGCTTTATCAACATGCGGCTGGAAACCGCCGCCCAGGCTAAAGTCGTTACCAGCGTTATCGACGCCGGCCACAGCTACGGTCACTCGCTGCTGCTGGCCGGGCGCAAGGTCAACCTGGAATTCGTCTCCGCCAACCCCACCGGACCGATCCACATCGGCGGTACCCGTTGGGCCGCGGTCGGTGACGCGCTGGGCCGTTTGCTCACCACCCAGGGCGCCGACGTGGTCCGCGAATACTATTTCAACGACCACGGCGCCCAGATCGACCGATTCGCCAACTCCCTGATCGCCGCGGCCAAGGGCGAACCCACGCCCCAAGACGGCTACGCGGGCAGCTACATCACCAACATCGCCGAGCAGGTGCTGCAGAAGGCGCCTGACGCGCTGAGTCTGCCAGACGCAGAGTTGCGCGAGACCTTCCGCGCAATCGGCGTCGACTTGATGTTCGACCACATCAAACAGTCTCTGCACGAGTTCGGTACCGACTTCGACGTCTACACCCACGAAGACTCGATGCACACCGGCGGCCGGGTCGAGAACGCCATCGCCCGACTCCGCGAAACCGGCAACATCTACGAGAAGGACGGCGCAACCTGGTTGCGCACCAGCGCATTTGGTGACGACAAGGACCGCGTCGTGATCAAGAGCGACGGCAAACCGGCATATATCGCCGGTGATCTCGCCTACTACTTGGACAAACGCCAACGCGGTTTTGACTTGTGCATCTACATGCTCGGCGCCGACCATCACGGCTACATCGCCCGGCTAAAGGCCGCGGCCGCCGCCTTCGGTGACGACCCGGCCACCGTCGAGGTGCTCATTGGGCAGATGGTGAACCTGGTCCGCGACGGCCAACCGGTCCGGATGAGCAAACGTGCAGGCACCGTGCTCACCCTCGACGACCTGGTCGAGGCGATCGGCGTGGACGCCGCACGTTACAGCCTGATCCGCTCCTCGGTGGACACCGCGATCGACATCGACCTGGCGCTATGGTCCTCGGCGTCGAACGAAAACCCGGTCTATTACGTGCAATACGCGCATGCCCGGCTCTCAGCGCTGGCTCGCAACGCCGCCGAACTCGCCCTGATCCCGGATACAAACCACCTCGAACTGCTTAACCACGACAAGGAGGGCACGCTGCTGCGCACCCTCGGCGAATTCCCGAGGGTGCTCGAGACCGCGGCCTCCCTGCGGGAACCGCACCGGGTCTGCCGCTACCTGGAAGACCTGGCCGGCGACTATCACCGGTTCTACGACTCGTGCCGAGTGTTGCCGCAAGGCGACGAGCAGCCCACCGACCTGCACACCGCGCGCCTAGCGTTGTGCCAGGCCACCCGTCAGGTCATCGCCAACGGGCTGGCGATCATCGGCGTCACCGCACCGGAGCGAATGTGAACGAGCTGCTGCACTTAGCGCCGAATGTGTGGCCGCGCAATACTACTCGCGATGAAGTCGGTGTGGTCTGCATCGCAGGAATTCCACTGACGCAGCTCGCCCAGGAGTACGGGACCCCGCTGTTCGTCATCGACGAGGACGACTTTCGCTCGCGCTGCCGAGAAACCGCCGCGGCCTTTGGAAGTGGGGCGAACGTGCACTATGCCGCCAAGGCGTTCCTGTGCAGCGAAGTAGCCCGGTGGATCAGCGAAGAAGGGCTCTGTCTGGACGTTTGCACCGGTGGGGAGTTGGCGGTCGCGCTGCACGCTAGCTTTCCGCCCGAGCGAATTACCTTGCACGGCAACAACAAATCGGTCTCAGAGTTGACCGCTGCGGTCAAAGCCGGAGTCGGCCATATTGTCGTCGATTCGATGACCGAGATCGAGCGCCTCGACGCCATCGCGGGCGAGGCCGGAATCGTCCAGGATGTCCTGGTGCGTCTCACCGTCGGTGTCGAGGCGCACACCCACGAGTTCATCTCCACCGCGCACGAGGACCAGAAATTCGGGTTATCGGTGGCCAGCGGCGCGGCCATGGCAGCGGTGCGGCGCGTTTTCGCCACTGATCACCTGCGCCTGGTTGGGCTACACAGCCACATCGGTTCGCAGATCTTCGACGTGGACGGCTTCGAACTCGCCGCGCACCGTGTCATCGGCCTGCTACGCGACGTCGTCGGCGAGTTCGGTCCCGAAAAGACGGCACAGATCGCGACCGTCGATCTCGGTGGCGGCTTGGGCATCTCGTATTTGCCGTCCGACGACCCACCGCCGATAGCCGAGCTCGCGGCCAAGCTGGGTACCATCGTGAGCGACGAGTCAACGGCCGTGGGGCTGCCGACGCCCAAGCTCGTTGTGGAGCCCGGACGCGCCATCGCCGGACCGGGCACCATCACGTTGTATGAGGTCGGCACCGTTAAGGACGTCGATGTCAGCGCCACAGCGCATCGACGTTACGTCAGTGTCGACGGCGGCATGAGCGACAACATCCGCACCGCGCTCTACGGCGCGCAGTATGACGTCCGGCTGGTGTCTCGAGTCAGCGACGCCCCGCCGGTACCGGCCCGTCTGGTCGGAAAGCACTGCGAAAGTGGCGATATCATCGTGCGGGACACCTGGGTGCCCGACGATATTCGGCCCGGCGATCTGGTTGCGGTTGCCGCCACCGGCGCTTACTGCTATTCGCTGTCGAGTCGTTACAACATGGTCGGCCGTCCCGCTGTGGTAGCGGTGCACGCGGGCAACGCTCGCCTGGTCCTGCGTCGGGAGACGGTCGACGATTTGCTGAGTTTGGAAGTGAGGTGACCCGTGCCCGGTGACGAAAAGCCGGTCGGCGTAGCGGTACTCGGTTTGGGCAACGTCGGCAGCGAGGTTGTCCGCATCATCGAGAACAGCGCCGAGGATCTCGCGGCTCGTGTCGGTGCCCCATTGGTCCTGCGGGGCATCGGCGTGCGCCGCGTGACGACCGATCGCGGCGTGCCGATCGAATTGTTGACCGACGACATTGAAGAGCTCGTGGCCCGCGAGGATGTCGATATCGTGGTGGAAGTGATGGGGCCGGTGGAACCGTCGCGCAAGGCGATCCTGGGCGCCCTTGAGCGCGGCAAGTCCGTCGTTACGGCGAACAAGGCTTTACTCGCCACCTCCACCGGCGAATTGGCACAGGCCGCCGAAAGCGCCCATGTTGATCTGTATTTCGAGGCGGCCGTGGCGGGCGCCATTCCGGTCATCCGTCCGCTCACCCAGTCGCTGGCCGGCGACACGGTGCTGCGAGTGGCCGGGATCGTCAACGGCACCACCAACTACATCCTCTCGGCGATGGACAGCACCGGCGCTGACTATGCCAGCGCCCTGGCCGAC
Above is a window of Mycobacterium tuberculosis H37Rv DNA encoding:
- a CDS encoding adenylyl-sulfate kinase, which translates into the protein MTTLLRLATAGSVDDGKSTLIGRLLYDSKAVMEDQWASVEQTSKDRGHDYTDLALVTDGLRAEREQGITIDVAYRYFATPKRKFIIADTPGHIQYTRNMVTGASTAQLVIVLVDARHGLLEQSRRHAFLASLLGIRHLVLAVNKMDLLGWDQEKFDAIRDEFHAFAARLDVQDVTSIPISALHGDNVVTKSDQTPWYEGPSLLSHLEDVYIAGDRNMVDVRFPVQYVIRPHTLEHQDHRSYAGTVASGVMRSGDEVVVLPIGKTTRITAIDGPNGPVAEAFPPMAVSVRLADDIDISRGDMIARTHNQPRITQEFDATVCWMADNAVLEPGRDYVVKHTTRTVRARIAGLDYRLDVNTLHRDKTATALKLNELGRVSLRTQVPLLLDEYTRNASTGSFILIDPDTNGTVAAGMVLRDVSARTPSPNTVRHRSLVTAQDRPPRGKTVWFTGLSGSGKSSVAMLVERKLLEKGISAYVLDGDNLRHGLNADLGFSMADRAENLRRLSHVATLLADCGHLVLVPAISPLAEHRALARKVHADAGIDFFEVFCDTPLQDCERRDPKGLYAKARAGEITHFTGIDSPYQRPKNPDLRLTPDRSIDEQAQEVIDLLESSS
- the canA gene encoding beta-carbonic anhydrase (CanA, Beta-carbonic anhydrase); the protein is MTVTDDYLANNVDYASGFKGPLPMPPSKHIAIVACMDARLDVYRMLGIKEGEAHVIRNAGCVVTDDVIRSLAISQRLLGTREIILLHHTDCGMLTFTDDDFKRAIQDETGIRPTWSPESYPDAVEDVRQSLRRIEVNPFVTKHTSLRGFVFDVATGKLNEVTP
- the oppB gene encoding oligopeptide ABC transporter permease OppB, whose product is MTRYLARRLLNYLVLLALASFLTYCLTSLAFSPLESLMQRSPRPPQAVIDAKAHDLGLDRPILARYANWVSHAVRGDFGTTITGQPVGTELGRRIGVSLRLLVVGSVFGTVAGVVIGAWGAIRQYRLSDRVMTTLALLVLSTPTFVVANLLILGALRVNWAVGIQLFDYTGETSPGVAGGVWDRLGDRLQHLILPSLTLALAAAAGFSRYQRNAMLDVLGQDFIRTARAKGLTRRRALLKHGLRTALIPMATLFAYGVAGLVTGAVFVEKIFGWHGMGEWMVRGISTQDTNIVAAITVFSGAVVLLAGLLSDVIYAALDPRVRVS
- the argS gene encoding arginine--tRNA ligase (arginyl-tRNA synthetase ArgS (ARGRS)), which produces MTPADLAELLKATAAAVLAERGLDASALPQMVTVERPRIPEHGDYASNLAMQLAKKVGTNPRELAGWLAEALTKVDGIASAEVAGPGFINMRLETAAQAKVVTSVIDAGHSYGHSLLLAGRKVNLEFVSANPTGPIHIGGTRWAAVGDALGRLLTTQGADVVREYYFNDHGAQIDRFANSLIAAAKGEPTPQDGYAGSYITNIAEQVLQKAPDALSLPDAELRETFRAIGVDLMFDHIKQSLHEFGTDFDVYTHEDSMHTGGRVENAIARLRETGNIYEKDGATWLRTSAFGDDKDRVVIKSDGKPAYIAGDLAYYLDKRQRGFDLCIYMLGADHHGYIARLKAAAAAFGDDPATVEVLIGQMVNLVRDGQPVRMSKRAGTVLTLDDLVEAIGVDAARYSLIRSSVDTAIDIDLALWSSASNENPVYYVQYAHARLSALARNAAELALIPDTNHLELLNHDKEGTLLRTLGEFPRVLETAASLREPHRVCRYLEDLAGDYHRFYDSCRVLPQGDEQPTDLHTARLALCQATRQVIANGLAIIGVTAPERM
- a CDS encoding HTH-type transcriptional regulator gives rise to the protein MRMSAKAEYAVRAMVQLATAASGTVVKTDDLAAAQGIPPQFLVDILTNLRTDRLVRSHRGREGGYELARPGTEISIADVLRCIDGPLASVRDIGLGDLPYSGPTTALTDVWRALRASMRSVLEETTLADVAGGALPEHVAQLADDYRAQESTRHGASRHGD
- the cysD gene encoding sulfate adenylyltransferase subunit 2 (Belongs to the PAPS reductase family. CYSD subfamily.) encodes the protein MAITINMVNPTGFIRYEDVEQEAMTSDVTVGPAPGQYQLSHLRLLEAEAIHVIREVAAEFERPVLLFSGGKDSIVMLHLALKAFRPGRLPFPVMHVDTGHNFDEVIATRDELVAAAGVRLVVASVQDDIDAGRVVETIPSRNPIQTVTLLRAIRENQFDAAFGGARRDEEKARAKERVFSFRDEFGQWDPKAQRPELWNLYNGRHHKGEHIRVFPLSNWTEFDIWSYIGAEQVRLPSIYFAHRRKVFQRDGMLLAVHRHMQPRADEPVFEATVRFRTVGDVTCTGCVESSASTVAEVIAETAVARLTERGATRADDRISEAGMEDRKRQGYF